A stretch of Aeromicrobium tamlense DNA encodes these proteins:
- a CDS encoding carboxyl transferase domain-containing protein, translating to MSRLTARELIDLVLDPDSWESWDEPVDHTVHPEPYRTDLLAAAERAGTDESVITGRALMRGRPVAVLVNEFKFLAGSIGQVAAERIVRAVRRATAEGIPVLATTASGGTRMQEGTPAFVRMVDISRALMDHKAAGLPYLIYLRHPTTGGVFASWGSLGHITIAEPGALIGFLGPKVYELLNGAPFPPGIQTSDNLANRGIIDAVVMPEELPFMVDTALSILIDPPGESSRERRPAATERRHDAWDSVLLTRTPDRPGVREVLRWGTDEIIRLQGTERGERDAAMIVALARIDGEPCIVIGQDRTTQSRIKPMGPAALREARRGMKLANELGLPLVSFIDTPGAELSPDAEQGAIAGEIARCISSMSTMRVPSVSVLLGQGCGGGALALLPASRTIAAENSWLSPLPPEGASAIVFGDVDHAAQLATEQRISAFDLYESGAVHHLVPEPEGDDPEAFARALAAEVAHHLRELRGRA from the coding sequence GTGTCCCGCCTGACCGCTCGTGAGCTGATCGACCTCGTCCTCGACCCCGATTCGTGGGAGTCGTGGGACGAGCCCGTGGACCACACCGTGCACCCCGAGCCGTACCGCACCGATCTGCTGGCCGCCGCCGAGCGTGCCGGCACCGACGAATCGGTGATCACCGGGCGCGCCCTGATGCGCGGCCGGCCCGTCGCGGTGCTCGTCAACGAGTTCAAGTTCCTCGCCGGCTCGATCGGGCAGGTGGCCGCCGAGCGCATCGTGCGAGCGGTGCGCCGCGCCACCGCCGAGGGCATCCCCGTGCTGGCCACCACCGCCTCGGGCGGCACCCGCATGCAGGAGGGCACGCCCGCGTTCGTCCGGATGGTCGACATCTCGCGCGCCCTTATGGACCACAAGGCCGCCGGCCTGCCGTACCTGATCTACCTGCGCCACCCCACGACCGGCGGCGTCTTCGCGTCGTGGGGCTCGCTGGGCCACATCACGATCGCCGAGCCGGGCGCCCTCATCGGCTTCCTCGGCCCCAAGGTCTACGAGCTGCTCAACGGCGCGCCGTTCCCGCCCGGCATCCAGACCTCGGACAACCTCGCGAACCGCGGCATCATCGACGCCGTCGTCATGCCCGAGGAGCTGCCGTTCATGGTCGACACGGCGCTGTCGATCCTCATCGACCCGCCCGGCGAGTCCAGCCGCGAGCGACGACCCGCGGCCACCGAGCGCCGCCACGACGCGTGGGACTCGGTCCTGCTGACCCGCACGCCCGACCGTCCCGGCGTCCGCGAGGTGCTGCGCTGGGGCACCGACGAGATCATCCGGCTCCAGGGCACCGAGCGCGGCGAGCGCGACGCCGCGATGATCGTCGCCCTGGCCCGCATCGACGGCGAGCCGTGCATCGTGATCGGCCAGGACCGCACCACCCAGAGCCGGATCAAGCCGATGGGCCCCGCGGCCCTGCGCGAGGCGCGCCGCGGCATGAAGCTGGCGAACGAGCTGGGCCTGCCGCTCGTGTCGTTCATCGACACCCCGGGCGCCGAGCTCTCGCCCGACGCCGAGCAGGGCGCCATCGCCGGGGAGATCGCCCGCTGCATCAGCTCGATGTCGACGATGCGGGTGCCCTCGGTGTCGGTGCTGCTGGGCCAGGGCTGCGGCGGCGGGGCGCTCGCGCTGCTGCCCGCCTCGCGCACGATCGCCGCAGAGAACTCGTGGCTGTCGCCGCTGCCGCCCGAGGGCGCGAGCGCGATCGTCTTCGGCGACGTCGACCATGCCGCCCAGCTGGCCACCGAGCAGCGGATCAGCGCGTTCGACCTGTACGAGTCGGGCGCGGTGCACCACCTGGTGCCCGAGCCGGAGGGCGA
- a CDS encoding mannose-1-phosphate guanylyltransferase — translation MSTFHAIIPAGGAGTRLWPLSRKARPKFLLDLEGTGRTLIQQTWDRMLPLASPEHVHVVSGAAHAGAIAAQLPELVNLLLEPSPRDSMPAIGLAAAIIERADPDAVVGSFAADHRIPDPDRFADAVREAIAVAEQGYVVTIGIEPTEPSTAFGYIAAGEPLEDFASARAVRTFVEKPDEETARGYLASGDFVWNAGMFVARASVLLDSLARFQPDLAAGLRAIAAAWGSPAFVAELERTWPTLTTIAIDHAVAEPVAAEGGMAVVPATFGWDDLGDFASIAPLGSSPDVLWVDADGVARGQDGVQIAVLGLRNVAVVQTDDAVLVLDLAQSQRVKEIVAQLPGLDRDDLL, via the coding sequence GTGTCCACCTTCCACGCCATCATTCCCGCCGGCGGAGCCGGGACGCGACTGTGGCCGCTGTCGCGGAAGGCGCGCCCGAAGTTCCTGCTCGACCTCGAGGGGACCGGGCGCACGCTGATCCAGCAGACGTGGGACCGGATGCTCCCGCTCGCCTCGCCCGAGCACGTGCACGTGGTGTCCGGAGCGGCCCACGCCGGCGCCATCGCGGCCCAGCTGCCCGAGCTGGTGAACCTGCTGCTCGAGCCGTCGCCGCGCGACTCGATGCCCGCCATCGGCCTGGCCGCCGCGATCATCGAGCGCGCCGATCCCGACGCGGTCGTGGGCTCGTTCGCCGCCGACCACCGCATCCCCGACCCCGACCGGTTCGCCGACGCCGTGCGCGAGGCGATCGCGGTGGCCGAGCAGGGCTACGTCGTCACGATCGGCATCGAGCCGACCGAGCCGTCCACGGCGTTCGGCTACATCGCCGCGGGCGAGCCGCTCGAGGACTTCGCGTCGGCACGCGCCGTGCGCACGTTCGTCGAGAAGCCCGACGAGGAGACCGCGCGCGGCTACCTGGCCTCGGGCGACTTCGTGTGGAACGCCGGGATGTTCGTCGCGCGCGCCTCGGTGCTGCTCGACTCGCTCGCGCGCTTCCAGCCCGACCTCGCGGCGGGCCTGCGCGCCATCGCGGCCGCGTGGGGCAGCCCGGCGTTCGTCGCCGAGCTGGAGCGCACCTGGCCCACCCTCACCACGATCGCGATCGACCACGCCGTGGCCGAGCCCGTCGCTGCCGAGGGCGGGATGGCCGTGGTGCCCGCCACCTTCGGCTGGGACGACCTCGGCGACTTCGCCTCGATCGCGCCGCTCGGGTCCTCGCCCGACGTGCTCTGGGTCGACGCCGACGGCGTGGCCCGCGGGCAGGACGGCGTGCAGATCGCCGTGCTCGGCCTGCGGAACGTGGCCGTCGTCCAGACCGACGACGCCGTGCTCGTGCTCGACCTCGCGCAGTCGCAGCGCGTGAAGGAGATCGTCGCGCAGCTGCCCGGACTCGACCGCGACGACCTGCTCTAG
- a CDS encoding YidH family protein: protein MARWPQQVYGAGSDPDPRFTLANERTFLAWIRTSGALFALALALEVLDLALTPWVRDVIVVLLAAGALWGAVGSWLSWARTERALRTDMSLPGGGPYLVLAAFLVLAVALFLIDVAVIRGFGS, encoded by the coding sequence ATGGCGCGATGGCCGCAGCAGGTCTACGGGGCGGGCTCGGACCCCGACCCGCGGTTCACGCTGGCGAACGAGCGCACGTTCCTGGCCTGGATCCGTACGTCGGGGGCCTTGTTCGCGCTCGCCCTGGCGCTCGAGGTGCTCGACCTCGCGCTCACGCCGTGGGTCCGGGACGTGATCGTCGTGCTGCTCGCCGCCGGTGCGCTGTGGGGCGCCGTCGGCTCGTGGCTGAGCTGGGCGCGCACCGAGCGCGCGCTGCGCACGGACATGTCCCTCCCCGGTGGCGGGCCCTACCTCGTGCTCGCGGCCTTCCTCGTCCTCGCGGTCGCGCTGTTCCTGATCGACGTGGCGGTCATCCGGGGCTTCGGGTCGTGA
- a CDS encoding DUF202 domain-containing protein, whose product MTEHREPTERTVLAWQRTLLSLVVMFVVTARIALEGDRAWTFVLASVAAVLMLVLFVPLHLRSRRLPEQALVLRDGKAPLLLAASLALPAAALLLQVALR is encoded by the coding sequence GTGACCGAGCACCGCGAGCCCACCGAGCGCACGGTCCTGGCCTGGCAGCGCACGCTGCTCAGCCTCGTGGTGATGTTCGTGGTGACGGCGCGGATCGCGCTGGAGGGCGACCGGGCGTGGACGTTCGTGCTGGCGTCCGTCGCGGCGGTGCTGATGCTCGTGCTCTTCGTGCCCCTGCACCTGAGGTCACGACGCCTGCCGGAGCAGGCCCTGGTCCTGCGCGACGGCAAGGCGCCCTTGCTGCTCGCCGCCTCGCTCGCGCTGCCGGCCGCCGCCCTGCTGCTGCAGGTGGCCCTGCGCTGA
- the manA gene encoding mannose-6-phosphate isomerase, class I, translated as MRRLHNMTQAYDWGSTSDIPRFLGRTVSGEPVAEMWLGTHPLAPSQVETAEGLRPLSDIAGEVPFMLKILAAEQPLSIQVHPGQAEAREGFAREEAAGVPLDSPQRVFKDPNHKPEMVYALSTFDTLVGFRPTAEILRVFAQLDTPTINAASATLRAKTGFKGIVRVLENLLIAPPPPAEIAQVVIQCKALVHDGVDIKRAYSTAAMIARHHPDDVGIVVSLLLNRFTLQPGEAMFLGTGVIHAHLSGLCLEAMANSDNVMRAGLTRKALDPEGLIRCLEAGMARVARVEPGYPSFSTEVYHPEVEEFALAVTQVSPADPDGVSIIAASHSIVMCIGGAVQLLNAQGEKMALSRGETVYTDAEDGDLTLVGTGEVAQIYLPGPGTPDSELKDLVGHRPVRAIP; from the coding sequence ATGCGCCGTCTGCACAACATGACCCAGGCGTACGACTGGGGCTCCACGAGCGACATTCCGCGTTTCCTGGGGCGGACGGTGTCCGGCGAGCCGGTCGCCGAGATGTGGCTCGGCACCCATCCGCTGGCCCCCTCGCAGGTCGAGACGGCCGAGGGTCTGCGACCGCTGTCCGACATCGCCGGCGAGGTCCCGTTCATGCTGAAGATCCTCGCGGCCGAGCAGCCGCTGTCGATCCAGGTGCACCCCGGGCAGGCCGAGGCGCGTGAGGGGTTCGCGCGCGAGGAGGCCGCGGGCGTCCCGCTCGACTCCCCGCAGCGCGTGTTCAAGGACCCGAACCACAAGCCCGAGATGGTCTACGCGCTCAGCACGTTCGACACCCTCGTCGGCTTCCGGCCCACCGCCGAGATCCTGCGCGTGTTCGCCCAGCTGGACACTCCCACGATCAACGCCGCCTCGGCGACCCTGCGCGCCAAGACGGGCTTCAAGGGGATCGTTCGCGTCCTGGAGAACCTGCTGATCGCTCCCCCGCCGCCGGCGGAGATCGCCCAGGTCGTCATCCAGTGCAAGGCGCTCGTCCACGACGGCGTCGACATCAAGCGGGCCTACAGCACCGCCGCGATGATCGCCCGCCACCACCCCGACGACGTCGGCATCGTGGTGTCGCTGCTGCTCAACCGCTTCACGCTGCAGCCGGGCGAGGCGATGTTCCTGGGCACCGGCGTCATCCACGCGCACCTGTCGGGCCTGTGCCTGGAGGCCATGGCGAACTCCGACAACGTCATGCGCGCGGGCCTCACCCGCAAGGCGCTCGACCCAGAGGGCCTGATCCGCTGCCTCGAGGCCGGCATGGCCCGCGTCGCGCGCGTCGAGCCGGGCTACCCGTCGTTCTCGACCGAGGTCTACCACCCCGAGGTCGAGGAGTTCGCGCTCGCGGTCACGCAGGTGTCGCCGGCCGACCCCGACGGCGTCTCGATCATCGCGGCGAGCCACTCGATCGTCATGTGCATCGGCGGCGCGGTGCAGCTGCTCAACGCGCAGGGCGAGAAGATGGCGCTCAGCCGCGGCGAGACGGTCTACACCGACGCGGAGGACGGCGACCTGACCCTCGTGGGCACCGGCGAGGTCGCGCAGATCTACCTGCCCGGGCCGGGCACGCCCGACTCCGAGCTCAAGGACCTGGTGGGCCACCGGCCCGTGCGCGCGATCCCCTGA
- a CDS encoding HAD-IIB family hydrolase, which yields MSGPRLVAFDLDDTLAPSKCAIPAPIGELLIRLAERVEVAIISGGQLEQFRKQVVEQLPPAPAEVLERIHLLPTCGTQYYRLRGEEIVTVYAHRLTEDERDRALAAVEQEARRLGLWESQTWGDILEDRGSQITFSALGQKAPIDAKMAWDPDGRKKGALRDAVAAVLPDLEVRSGGSTSVDITHRGIDKAYGMRQLADATGIGLDAMLFVGDRLDPEGNDYPVLALGVDCHAVGGWQDTVDYLEGLIPTLG from the coding sequence GTGTCCGGACCCCGACTCGTCGCGTTCGATCTCGACGACACGCTCGCCCCGTCGAAGTGCGCGATCCCCGCGCCCATCGGCGAGCTGCTGATCCGGCTCGCCGAGCGGGTCGAGGTGGCGATCATCTCCGGCGGCCAGCTGGAGCAGTTCCGCAAGCAGGTCGTCGAGCAGCTGCCGCCGGCGCCCGCCGAGGTCCTCGAGCGGATCCACCTGCTGCCCACGTGCGGCACGCAGTACTACCGGCTGCGCGGCGAGGAGATCGTCACCGTCTACGCCCACCGGCTGACCGAGGACGAGCGCGACCGCGCCCTCGCCGCCGTCGAGCAGGAGGCGAGGCGGCTCGGCCTGTGGGAGTCGCAGACGTGGGGCGACATCCTGGAGGACCGCGGCTCGCAGATCACGTTCTCCGCGCTGGGCCAGAAGGCGCCCATCGACGCGAAGATGGCGTGGGACCCCGACGGTCGCAAGAAGGGCGCCCTGCGCGACGCCGTGGCGGCCGTGCTGCCCGACCTCGAGGTGCGCTCGGGCGGCTCGACCTCGGTGGACATCACCCACCGTGGCATCGACAAGGCCTACGGGATGCGGCAGCTGGCCGACGCCACCGGCATCGGCCTGGACGCCATGCTCTTCGTGGGCGACCGCCTCGACCCCGAGGGCAACGACTACCCGGTGCTCGCGCTCGGCGTCGACTGCCACGCGGTCGGGGGCTGGCAGGACACCGTGGACTACCTCGAGGGCCTCATCCCCACCCTCGGCTGA
- a CDS encoding winged helix-turn-helix transcriptional regulator codes for MSHLLLLTKSTQSSVEVLPSLALLPHHVKILPAEASALIDAPQCDAVLVDGRHDLAQVRSLTRVLRTTGIECPLILILTEGGLTVAAADWGMDDVILTTAGPAELEARLRLSMGRVAADGDKSEDDSHIISASGLVVDDVTYTAKLDSRVLDLTFKEFELLKFLAQHPGRVFTRQQLLQEVWGYDYFGGTRTVDVHVRRLRAKLGPENETLIGTVRNVGYRFVSRREPGEAAADRAAERQESARRQVAGRA; via the coding sequence GTGTCCCACCTGCTGCTGCTGACGAAGAGCACCCAGTCGTCCGTCGAGGTGCTGCCGTCACTGGCGCTGCTCCCCCACCACGTGAAGATCCTCCCCGCCGAGGCCAGCGCGCTCATCGACGCGCCCCAGTGCGACGCCGTCCTGGTCGACGGGCGCCATGACCTCGCCCAGGTCCGCAGCCTCACCCGCGTCCTGCGCACTACGGGCATCGAGTGCCCGCTCATCCTCATCCTCACCGAGGGCGGCCTCACCGTCGCCGCCGCCGACTGGGGCATGGACGACGTCATCCTCACCACCGCCGGCCCCGCCGAGCTCGAGGCCCGCCTGCGCCTGAGCATGGGCCGCGTCGCCGCCGACGGCGACAAGTCCGAGGACGACAGCCACATCATCAGCGCCAGCGGCCTCGTGGTCGACGACGTCACCTACACGGCCAAGCTCGACAGCCGCGTCCTCGACCTCACCTTCAAGGAGTTCGAGCTCCTGAAGTTCCTCGCCCAGCACCCCGGCCGCGTGTTCACCCGCCAGCAGCTGCTGCAGGAGGTGTGGGGCTACGACTACTTCGGCGGCACCCGCACCGTCGACGTCCACGTGCGTCGTCTCCGCGCCAAGCTCGGCCCCGAGAACGAGACCCTCATCGGCACCGTCCGCAACGTCGGCTACCGCTTCGTCTCGCGCCGCGAGCCCGGCGAGGCCGCCGCGGACCGCGCCGCCGAGCGCCAGGAGTCGGCCCGCCGCCAGGTCGCCGGCCGCGCCTGA
- a CDS encoding thioredoxin family protein — protein MTGVQVLLLAVVVAGVGAAVMRWKNGRFATTTTRDDAERLGPDDLGAPLGERATLVQFSSAFCAPCRATRQVLGQVTGLVPGVTAVEIDAEAELDLVRRVGVLRTPTVLVLDAGGRIVERASGAPTRDQVLVALGRAISA, from the coding sequence ATGACCGGAGTGCAGGTGCTGCTGCTGGCCGTCGTGGTCGCAGGCGTCGGCGCGGCCGTCATGCGCTGGAAGAACGGCCGGTTCGCCACGACCACGACACGGGACGACGCCGAGCGGCTCGGCCCGGACGACCTCGGCGCCCCGCTCGGCGAGCGCGCCACGCTGGTCCAGTTCTCCAGTGCCTTCTGCGCCCCGTGCCGGGCGACGCGCCAGGTCCTGGGGCAGGTCACGGGTCTGGTGCCGGGCGTGACCGCCGTGGAGATCGACGCGGAGGCCGAGCTCGACCTCGTCCGCCGGGTCGGGGTGCTGCGCACGCCCACCGTGCTGGTGCTCGACGCGGGTGGCCGGATCGTCGAGCGGGCCTCCGGGGCGCCCACGCGCGACCAGGTGCTCGTGGCGCTCGGCCGGGCGATCTCCGCCTGA
- a CDS encoding DUF4395 domain-containing protein — MSHDTPVVDPRALRFTAAVTSLVLALVLVAPSPVREVLLGVQVAIFALGAFVSLSASPWAWLFRTVVRPRIGAPQRTEDARPPRFAQTVGLVFTAIGLLALVAGLTTVGLVAVGLAFVAALLNATTGLCLGCELYLTTRRLAGQTA, encoded by the coding sequence ATGTCCCACGACACCCCCGTCGTCGATCCTCGCGCGCTGCGCTTCACCGCCGCCGTGACCAGCCTGGTCCTGGCGCTGGTGCTCGTGGCGCCCTCGCCCGTGCGCGAGGTGCTGCTCGGCGTCCAGGTGGCGATCTTCGCGCTGGGAGCGTTCGTCTCGCTGTCGGCCTCGCCGTGGGCGTGGCTGTTCCGCACCGTCGTGCGACCCCGCATCGGCGCGCCGCAGCGCACCGAGGACGCGCGCCCGCCGCGCTTCGCCCAGACCGTCGGCCTGGTGTTCACCGCGATCGGCCTGCTGGCCCTCGTGGCCGGACTCACCACGGTCGGCCTCGTCGCCGTGGGCCTGGCCTTCGTCGCCGCCCTGCTCAACGCCACCACGGGCTTGTGCCTGGGCTGCGAGCTCTACCTGACCACCCGACGCCTCGCCGGCCAGACGGCCTGA
- a CDS encoding sulfurtransferase has protein sequence MSRETALVTADWVEDHLNDDGIVLIEVDEDVEAYDKGHIPGAIKLDWKKDLQDGVRHDFVSKERLEQLLSEKGVSNDDTVVFYGGNNNWFAAYAYWYLKYYGHQNLRLLDGGRKKWELDSRELTDEVPSRAATTYTAQEPNEDIRAYRDEVVEAIGTKNLIDVRSPDEFAGRLLAPAHLPQEAAQIGGHIPTAGNVPWSKAANDDGTFRKDEELQSLYADAGLDQGKDTIAYCRIGERSSHTWFVLSEILGYSNVKNYDGSWSEYGSLRGVPVAVGDEPGEA, from the coding sequence ATGAGCCGCGAGACCGCACTCGTCACCGCCGACTGGGTCGAGGACCACCTGAACGACGACGGCATCGTCCTGATCGAGGTCGACGAGGATGTCGAGGCCTACGACAAGGGCCACATCCCCGGCGCGATCAAGCTGGACTGGAAGAAGGACCTGCAGGACGGCGTCCGTCACGACTTCGTCAGCAAGGAGCGCCTGGAGCAGCTGCTGAGCGAGAAGGGCGTGTCCAACGACGACACGGTCGTCTTCTACGGCGGCAACAACAACTGGTTCGCCGCGTACGCCTACTGGTACCTCAAGTACTACGGCCACCAGAACCTGCGCCTGCTCGACGGCGGCCGCAAGAAGTGGGAGCTCGACAGCCGCGAGCTGACCGACGAGGTCCCCTCGCGCGCCGCCACGACCTACACCGCGCAGGAGCCGAACGAGGACATCCGCGCCTACCGCGACGAGGTCGTCGAGGCCATCGGCACGAAGAACCTCATCGACGTGCGCAGCCCCGACGAGTTCGCCGGCCGCCTGCTCGCCCCCGCGCACCTGCCGCAGGAGGCCGCGCAGATCGGTGGCCACATCCCCACCGCCGGCAACGTGCCGTGGAGCAAGGCCGCGAACGACGACGGCACCTTCCGCAAGGACGAGGAGCTGCAGTCGCTGTACGCAGACGCCGGCCTCGACCAGGGCAAGGACACCATCGCCTACTGCCGCATCGGCGAGCGCAGCTCGCACACGTGGTTCGTGCTCAGCGAGATCCTGGGCTACTCCAACGTCAAGAACTACGACGGCTCGTGGAGCGAGTACGGCTCGCTGCGCGGCGTGCCGGTCGCCGTCGGCGACGAGCCCGGGGAGGCCTGA
- a CDS encoding DUF1416 domain-containing protein, giving the protein MCGAIKGGPSLEGVDVANQAVIQGVVLRGEQPVGNAYVRLLDRNGEFTAEVPTSATGQFRFFAAPGNWTLRTLAPRAEVVDSQVVAAKGSVAEVAVAI; this is encoded by the coding sequence ATGTGCGGAGCGATCAAGGGCGGGCCCAGCCTCGAGGGCGTCGACGTCGCGAACCAGGCCGTGATCCAGGGTGTCGTGCTGCGGGGCGAGCAGCCCGTGGGCAACGCCTACGTGCGCCTGCTCGACCGCAACGGTGAGTTCACCGCCGAGGTGCCCACCTCGGCCACGGGCCAGTTCCGGTTCTTCGCCGCGCCGGGCAACTGGACGCTGCGCACGCTCGCGCCGCGCGCCGAGGTCGTCGACTCGCAGGTCGTCGCCGCCAAGGGCTCGGTCGCCGAGGTGGCCGTCGCCATCTGA
- a CDS encoding TasA family protein translates to MRTKKILVPLATLLAAGAIAVGSGATFSSTSGNTISAATSGTLTQSNSKAGKAVFSLDNLKPGDTLNGSLKLTNTGSLAAAFSLTEVSSTNGFDGENLKLVIKNTTKNTTVYTGTFGGLADGTKNALGTWAPGEANDYTFTVTLDQAAPNTQQGKSATATYTWDAVQLDGTTTNQ, encoded by the coding sequence ATGCGCACCAAGAAGATCCTCGTCCCGCTCGCCACCCTGCTCGCCGCCGGCGCCATCGCCGTGGGCTCGGGTGCCACCTTCAGCTCGACCTCGGGCAACACGATCAGCGCCGCCACGTCGGGCACCCTGACGCAGAGCAACTCCAAGGCCGGCAAGGCCGTCTTCTCGCTGGACAACCTGAAGCCGGGCGACACGCTCAACGGCTCGCTCAAGCTCACGAACACCGGCTCGCTCGCCGCCGCCTTCTCCCTGACCGAGGTCTCCTCGACCAACGGCTTCGACGGCGAGAACCTCAAGCTCGTCATCAAGAACACGACGAAGAACACCACGGTCTACACCGGCACCTTCGGCGGCCTGGCCGACGGCACCAAGAACGCGCTCGGCACGTGGGCCCCGGGCGAGGCGAACGACTACACCTTCACGGTCACGCTCGACCAGGCCGCGCCCAACACGCAGCAGGGCAAGTCCGCGACCGCCACGTACACGTGGGATGCCGTCCAGCTGGACGGGACCACCACCAACCAGTGA
- a CDS encoding signal peptidase I, giving the protein MKHLTRAARLLGRGVSTLVLVAVTLASIAYIAPSLFGFERYVITGGSMSGTFEKGSIAFERPVPVADLAVGDVITYLPPADSGVGTLVTHRITGIEPAENGARLFTTQGDANPDPDPWQFSLVEGTQPVVEHTVPHVGYVFMALADRETRMMVIGLPAAAIALLALVELGRALRPRREEAPEAADAPVAAPTGTLPTPVPVLAPTLPVVPGRRVAV; this is encoded by the coding sequence ATGAAGCACCTCACCCGCGCCGCCCGGCTGCTCGGGCGTGGAGTCTCCACGCTGGTCCTGGTCGCGGTCACCCTCGCCAGCATCGCGTACATCGCGCCCAGCCTCTTCGGCTTCGAGCGCTACGTGATCACCGGCGGCTCGATGTCCGGCACGTTCGAGAAGGGCTCGATCGCCTTCGAGCGCCCCGTGCCCGTGGCCGACCTCGCCGTCGGCGACGTCATCACCTACCTCCCGCCGGCCGACAGCGGCGTCGGCACGCTCGTGACGCACCGCATCACCGGGATCGAGCCGGCCGAGAACGGCGCCCGCCTCTTCACGACGCAGGGCGACGCCAACCCCGACCCCGACCCGTGGCAGTTCAGCCTGGTCGAGGGCACCCAGCCCGTCGTCGAGCACACCGTGCCGCACGTCGGCTACGTCTTCATGGCCCTGGCCGACCGCGAGACCCGCATGATGGTGATCGGCCTGCCGGCCGCCGCCATCGCGCTCCTCGCCCTGGTCGAGCTGGGCCGCGCCCTGCGTCCGCGCCGCGAGGAGGCCCCCGAGGCCGCGGACGCCCCCGTTGCCGCACCGACCGGGACCCTCCCCACTCCCGTCCCGGTGCTGGCACCGACGCTGCCGGTCGTCCCCGGCCGCCGCGTCGCCGTCTGA